In Fundulus heteroclitus isolate FHET01 chromosome 17, MU-UCD_Fhet_4.1, whole genome shotgun sequence, the following are encoded in one genomic region:
- the ldhba gene encoding L-lactate dehydrogenase B chain (The RefSeq protein has 2 substitutions compared to this genomic sequence), which produces MSSVLQKLITPLASSSAEPPRNKVTVVGVGQVGMACAVSILLRDLCDELALVDVMEDRLKGEMMDLQHGLLFLKTSKVVADKDYAVTANSRLVVVTAGVRQQEGESRLNLVQRNVNVFKCIIPQIIKYSPNCTILVVSNPVDVLTYVTWKLSGLPKHRVIGSGTNLDSARFRYMMAERLGIHASSFNGWVLGEHGDTSVPVWSGANVAGVSLQKLNPEIGTDGDKEQWKATHKAVVDSAYEVIKLKGYTNWAIGFSVADLTESIVKNLSRVHPVSTMVKDMFGIGEEVFLSLPCVLNGSGVGSVVNMTLTAAEVAQLKKSADTLWGIQKDLKDL; this is translated from the exons ATGTCTTCAGTCCTGCAAAAGCTGATCACCCCCCTGGCCAGCTCCTCCGCTGAGCCTCCCAGGAACAAGGTGACCGTGGTGGGAGTGGGCCAGGTCGGCATGGCGTGTGCCGTCAGCATCCTGCTGCGG GACCTGTGTGACGAGCTCGCTCTGGTGGACGTGATGGAGGACCGCCTCAAAGGGGAGATGATGGACCTGCAGCACGGCCTCCTCTTCCTGAAGACGTCCAAGGTGGTCGCCGATAAAG ACTACGCCGTGACGGCCAACTCCCGCCTGGTGGTGGTGACGGCCGGCGTGCGGCAGCAGGAGGGCGAGAGCCGCCTCAACCTGGTCCAGAGGAACGTCAACGTCTTCAAGTGCATCATCCCGCAGATCATAAAGTACAGCCCCAACTGCACAATCCTGGTGGTGTCCAACCCCG TTGACGTGCTGACCTACGTGACCTGGAAGCTGAGCGGTCTGCCCAAGCACCGGGTCATCGGCAGCGGCACCAACCTGGACTCGGCTCGCTTCCGCTACATGATGGCCGAGCGCCTCGGCATCCACGCCAGTGCCTTCAACGGCTGGGTGCTGGGCGAGCACGGAGACACCAGCG TTCCCGTGTGGAGCGGCGCTAACGTCGCCGGGGTCAGCCTGCAGAAGCTGAACCCGGAGATCGGCACCGACGGCGACAAGGAGCAGTGGAAGGCCACCCACAAGGCCGTGGTGGACAG CGCCTACGAGGTGATCAAGCTGAAGGGTTACACCAACTGGGCCATTGGCTTCAGCGTGGCTGACCTGACTGAGAGCATCGTGAAGAACCTGAGCCGCGTCCACCCCGTCTCCACCATGGTTAAG GACATGTTCGGCATCGGCGAGGAGGTCTTCCTGTCTCTGCCCTGCGTCCTGAACGGCAGCGGCGTCGGCAGCGTGGTGAACATGACCCTGACGGACGCGGAGGTGGCCCAGCTGAAGAAGAGCGCCGACACCCTGTGGGGCATCCAGAAGGACCTGAAGGACCTGTGA
- the kiss2 gene encoding kisspeptin 2, with the protein MRLAALVVVCVLFVGGDNGSVGAAPFGLDSAQKTHATAHRRRRAGDFLAEDPNLCLSLREDEQQQLLCNDRRSKFNYNPFGLRFGKRYNNYVLRRAVKRARTRGFLPPSLFSRELETS; encoded by the exons ATGCGACTGGCGGCCCTTGTTGTGGTGTGCGTGCTGTTCGTTGGGGGTGATAATGGGAGTGTGGGAGCGGCCCCGTTTGGACTTGATTCTGCACAGAAAACTCATGCAACAG CCCACAGGAGAAGACGTGCAGGAGACTTCCTGGCAGAAGATCCCAACCTGTGCCTCTCCCTAAGGGAGGATGAGCAGCAACAGCTGCTGTGCAACGACCGCCGTAGCAAATTCAACTACAACCCGTTTGGCCTCCGCTTTGGGAAGCGCTACAACAACTATGTGCTCAGAAGAGCCGTTAAAAGAGCCAGGACCAGGGGCTTTTTGCCCCCGTCCCTCTTCTCCCGAGAGCTGGAGACGTCCTAA